The Thermoflavifilum sp. genome contains a region encoding:
- a CDS encoding nucleoside transporter C-terminal domain-containing protein — protein MTGRFTGIFGIILILGIAFLMSNNKKRISLRVVLTGLALQVALAIFILKVPLGKAMFAWIGDHVTKLLNMSDKGAAFVFGPLVNSPLLSKVFGPENNLIFFFKIIPTIIFVAVLVSMAYHLGIMQRIVKAIAFVVYKIMGVSGSEALSNVASAFVGQVEAQIMIKPYIKGMTMSELLASMTGSMACIAGGVMAVYISLGVPAQYLIAASLMAAPGALVISKIVWPETEVSETKGKVTLEVKRNTYNLLDAISHGASDGLRVGLNVTAMLIGFIALIALADWFLGWLGHWMAWAGISLQFVGIDVNTLNLNQILGSLFSVFARAMGVPAHEAQTAGALMGTKMVVNEFVAYLDLSKIKDTLDPKTMVIVSFALCGFANFSSIAIQVGGIGELEPSRRTDLARLGFKALICGTLASYLSATIAGMLVG, from the coding sequence ATGACAGGTAGATTCACTGGCATATTTGGGATTATCTTGATTCTTGGCATTGCTTTCTTGATGTCGAACAACAAAAAACGCATCAGCTTACGGGTGGTCCTCACCGGCCTGGCCCTGCAGGTAGCGCTGGCCATATTTATTTTAAAAGTGCCCCTGGGAAAGGCCATGTTCGCCTGGATTGGCGATCATGTCACCAAATTGCTGAACATGTCCGACAAAGGAGCGGCTTTTGTTTTCGGTCCACTGGTGAATTCACCTTTGTTGAGCAAGGTATTTGGACCGGAAAACAATTTGATCTTTTTTTTCAAAATCATTCCCACGATCATCTTTGTTGCTGTACTGGTGAGCATGGCCTATCACCTCGGTATCATGCAGCGGATCGTAAAAGCCATTGCCTTTGTGGTATATAAAATCATGGGCGTAAGTGGGAGCGAAGCGCTTTCGAATGTGGCCAGTGCTTTTGTAGGTCAGGTTGAAGCGCAAATCATGATTAAACCTTATATCAAAGGGATGACCATGAGTGAACTGCTGGCGTCGATGACCGGGAGTATGGCCTGTATTGCTGGAGGCGTGATGGCGGTGTATATTTCACTGGGTGTACCGGCGCAATATTTAATCGCTGCCAGTTTAATGGCGGCTCCGGGTGCACTGGTGATCTCAAAAATCGTGTGGCCCGAAACCGAAGTATCGGAAACCAAAGGGAAGGTGACGCTTGAGGTGAAACGTAATACTTACAATCTACTGGATGCTATCTCACACGGGGCCAGCGATGGACTGAGGGTGGGATTGAATGTAACGGCTATGTTAATTGGATTTATCGCCCTGATTGCACTGGCCGACTGGTTTTTAGGATGGCTGGGACACTGGATGGCCTGGGCCGGCATATCATTGCAATTTGTCGGGATCGATGTAAACACGCTAAACTTAAATCAGATTTTAGGAAGTCTTTTTTCCGTTTTTGCCCGGGCTATGGGAGTTCCGGCACATGAAGCTCAGACGGCCGGGGCATTGATGGGTACCAAGATGGTGGTGAATGAATTTGTGGCTTATCTGGATTTATCTAAAATTAAAGATACCCTCGATCCCAAGACGATGGTGATTGTGAGCTTTGCGCTCTGTGGCTTTGCCAATTTCAGTTCAATTGCTATTCAGGTAGGCGGTATAGGCGAGCTGGAACCCTCACGTCGGACGGATCTGGCAAGATTGGGATTCAAAGCTTTGATCTGCGGCACCCTGGCTTCTTATCTCTCGGCTACCATCGCAGGTATGCTGGTAGGATAA
- a CDS encoding ATP-binding cassette domain-containing protein has translation MSEVLFQFERVSISRGSRDIVRDFSRSVQRGACVAITGCNGSGKTTLLKAIAGKIPITHGRIRYFLDDEQRIAATPGPRQLGWVDFHAGDLVMRHSDAFYQQRYYASQTHGWVQVYALLHEYAIQHLGMQESELHERLHELCQHKHLFSPELLERKVQQLSNGELKKLLILRALLPGPELLLLNAPFTGLDAASRRQLKEMFKQISKHGITIVMEVLPEEVDDLFDDVISLQKVHRSSTRPHIDVPLPVLSQSLSHDIPLFEMRDVEVQYGQQQVLKHIHWRVYPGERWLICGQNGSGKSTLLSLITTDHPQAYAQQVYWRGRRRGSGESIWEIKRQQAYVSPEMHHYLRTQQDCLSWFMQQVKPDVSHSASGLTIQQEALQYLQYWDMESCAGQPISQLSTSEQRLLLCIRALLMKAPLLILDEPCQGLDAYSRQRISDMLDRWSADPAFTLLYVTHELHELPACITHMLYLHRGEIVYSGRYDYRLAEHFFAHQVLA, from the coding sequence ATGAGTGAGGTTTTGTTTCAGTTTGAACGCGTATCTATTTCCCGCGGTTCACGTGATATTGTACGGGATTTTAGCAGATCGGTTCAACGCGGCGCCTGTGTGGCCATAACCGGCTGCAATGGTAGCGGAAAAACGACCTTGCTGAAGGCTATTGCGGGGAAAATACCCATCACCCATGGCCGAATCCGATATTTTCTCGATGATGAACAACGGATCGCAGCAACGCCCGGCCCGCGTCAGCTGGGCTGGGTTGATTTTCATGCGGGTGATCTGGTGATGCGCCATTCCGATGCTTTCTATCAACAACGCTATTATGCTTCACAAACCCATGGTTGGGTACAGGTGTACGCATTGCTTCATGAATATGCTATCCAGCATCTTGGTATGCAGGAAAGTGAATTACACGAAAGGCTTCATGAGCTTTGTCAACATAAACATCTATTCTCTCCTGAATTGCTCGAACGCAAGGTGCAGCAACTTTCAAACGGAGAATTAAAAAAGCTATTGATCTTGCGGGCCCTGTTACCAGGACCGGAATTATTACTGTTGAATGCACCTTTCACAGGACTGGATGCAGCCTCCAGACGACAATTAAAGGAAATGTTCAAGCAAATCAGCAAGCACGGTATTACCATCGTTATGGAAGTTTTACCGGAAGAAGTCGACGATTTATTTGACGATGTCATTTCCCTCCAGAAGGTTCATCGTTCTTCTACGCGCCCGCACATAGATGTTCCGCTCCCTGTTTTATCACAGTCCTTATCACACGATATTCCGCTTTTTGAAATGCGCGATGTTGAGGTGCAATACGGGCAACAACAGGTATTGAAACACATTCACTGGCGAGTATATCCGGGCGAACGGTGGCTTATTTGTGGGCAGAATGGTTCCGGAAAATCGACCTTGCTGAGTTTAATCACCACCGATCATCCACAGGCTTATGCACAGCAGGTGTACTGGAGGGGTAGGCGCAGGGGAAGTGGAGAAAGTATATGGGAGATTAAACGTCAGCAGGCTTATGTATCACCCGAAATGCATCATTATCTTCGTACCCAACAAGATTGTCTCAGCTGGTTCATGCAGCAGGTGAAGCCTGACGTCTCCCATTCAGCATCAGGCCTCACCATACAGCAGGAGGCATTGCAGTATTTGCAATACTGGGATATGGAATCCTGTGCCGGTCAACCCATATCGCAACTTTCTACCAGCGAACAACGTTTATTATTATGCATCAGGGCCTTGCTTATGAAAGCTCCGTTGCTTATCCTGGATGAACCCTGTCAGGGACTCGACGCGTATAGCCGTCAGCGGATAAGTGATATGCTGGACAGATGGAGTGCCGATCCCGCATTTACATTGCTGTATGTGACCCATGAATTACATGAACTGCCGGCTTGCATCACCCACATGCTGTATCTGCACCGGGGCGAGATCGTGTATAGTGGTCGCTATGATTACCGGCTTGCCGAGCACTTTTTTGCCCATCAGGTATTAGCTTAA
- the mqnE gene encoding aminofutalosine synthase MqnE, protein MDRTALMQLLQNCHLSEDLQQITAKILRGERLTPDEGLLLFEKGKINWLGALANYVREQKHGNDTFFNRNVHIEPTNVCVYSCKFCSYSRLYKHREEGWELSLDDMLNIVKRYDGQPITEVHIVGGVHPKLDFYFFRELLQRIKAHRPDIHIKAFTAVELYYMFKKAHLSYEEGLQQLKEAGLDSIPGGGAEIFDPEIREQICADKVDAENWLKIHETAHRLGIPSNATMLYGHIESYAHRIDHMERLRQLQDQTGGFNCFIPLKFRNQHNEMSHVPESSVIEDIKMYAVARLYLDNFPHLKAYWPMLGRDMAQMMLSFGVDDLDGTIDDSTKIYSMAGAEEQHPAMTTEEITALIRKAHRIPVERNSLYEVVRRFDEPVPVHN, encoded by the coding sequence ATGGATCGTACAGCATTGATGCAACTGTTGCAAAACTGCCATTTATCCGAAGACCTACAACAGATTACAGCAAAAATTCTACGCGGTGAACGACTTACACCCGACGAAGGCCTGCTCCTGTTCGAAAAAGGAAAAATCAATTGGCTGGGGGCATTAGCAAATTATGTGCGGGAACAAAAACACGGCAACGACACTTTTTTCAACCGCAATGTGCATATCGAACCGACTAATGTTTGCGTATATAGTTGCAAATTCTGCTCCTATTCACGGTTATACAAACATCGGGAAGAAGGCTGGGAGCTGAGCCTGGACGATATGCTGAATATCGTGAAGCGCTACGACGGGCAACCCATCACGGAAGTGCATATCGTGGGCGGTGTGCATCCCAAACTCGATTTTTATTTCTTCCGGGAATTGTTGCAACGTATAAAAGCGCATCGTCCGGATATCCACATCAAAGCATTTACGGCTGTTGAACTGTATTACATGTTTAAAAAAGCCCACCTGAGCTATGAAGAAGGGCTTCAACAATTGAAAGAAGCAGGACTGGACTCGATTCCCGGCGGAGGTGCCGAAATTTTTGATCCGGAAATCCGTGAACAAATTTGTGCCGATAAAGTGGATGCGGAAAACTGGCTGAAAATCCATGAAACGGCTCATCGGCTGGGCATTCCCAGCAATGCCACCATGTTGTATGGACATATTGAAAGCTATGCCCACCGTATTGATCATATGGAACGCCTGCGGCAATTGCAGGATCAGACGGGAGGCTTTAATTGTTTTATCCCCCTCAAATTTCGCAACCAGCACAACGAGATGAGCCATGTACCGGAAAGCAGCGTGATTGAAGATATTAAGATGTATGCCGTGGCCAGGCTGTATCTGGATAATTTTCCGCACCTGAAAGCCTACTGGCCTATGCTCGGACGCGATATGGCTCAGATGATGCTCTCCTTTGGCGTGGATGATTTAGATGGCACGATCGACGATTCTACGAAAATCTACTCGATGGCCGGAGCCGAAGAACAACATCCTGCGATGACCACCGAAGAAATCACGGCATTGATTCGCAAAGCCCATCGCATACCCGTGGAGCGCAACAGCCTGTATGAAGTGGTGCGTCGCTTCGATGAACCCGTACCTGTGCACAATTGA
- the fsa gene encoding fructose-6-phosphate aldolase has translation MKFFIDTANLNQIREIHDLGILDGVTTNPSLMAKEGIKGKEAVFEHYRTICEIVNGDVSAEVVSTDFDGMIREAQELAKIHPRIVVKIPMIKDGVKAIHWLKANGIPTNCTLVFSPAQAILAAKAGARYVSPFIGRIDDINWDGLELIEQIAHIYTVQGFETQILAASIRSSLHIVKCAELGADVCTCPYDTLVGLLKHPLTDIGLAKFLEDAKKWQ, from the coding sequence ATGAAATTTTTCATTGATACGGCCAATCTGAATCAAATTCGTGAAATCCATGATCTGGGAATTCTGGATGGGGTTACCACCAATCCATCGTTGATGGCCAAAGAAGGCATTAAAGGTAAAGAAGCCGTGTTTGAGCATTACCGCACGATATGTGAAATTGTGAATGGCGATGTGAGTGCAGAAGTTGTTTCCACCGACTTTGATGGCATGATACGGGAAGCGCAGGAGCTGGCCAAGATTCACCCGCGGATTGTGGTGAAGATACCGATGATTAAAGATGGTGTGAAAGCCATTCACTGGTTGAAAGCCAACGGCATTCCCACCAACTGTACACTTGTATTTTCTCCGGCACAGGCCATTTTAGCCGCCAAGGCCGGTGCGCGTTATGTTTCGCCTTTCATTGGTCGGATTGATGATATCAACTGGGACGGACTGGAATTAATTGAACAGATTGCCCATATTTACACGGTGCAGGGTTTTGAAACACAGATTCTGGCCGCATCCATTCGCAGTTCGCTGCATATCGTAAAATGTGCTGAGCTTGGTGCGGATGTATGTACCTGCCCGTACGATACCCTGGTGGGCTTGCTTAAACATCCACTCACCGATATCGGCCTGGCCAAATTCCTCGAAGATGCCAAAAAATGGCAATGA
- a CDS encoding PD-(D/E)XK nuclease family protein, with amino-acid sequence MFKNHFKGQSINKFIKIPSPQGSIIQTGRTITSTIISQRGKPGCYLEGKYDALIQFDDGNYGIVDFKASKYSPDKIETFKWQLMAYQYAFTHPYRGAVYPISKMGLLFIYPTDFQPFDNGNYHLPVEIHWDEVQYNEQEFLEFIYEVQDLLSQDRVPARSVDCPYCKFVSETMNL; translated from the coding sequence TTGTTTAAAAATCATTTCAAAGGTCAATCCATCAATAAATTTATAAAGATCCCATCGCCGCAAGGCTCGATTATCCAGACAGGGAGAACCATTACCTCAACAATAATATCCCAGCGGGGGAAGCCAGGCTGTTATCTTGAAGGAAAATATGATGCTTTGATTCAATTTGACGACGGGAATTATGGCATTGTAGATTTCAAAGCCAGTAAATATAGCCCGGATAAAATAGAGACATTCAAATGGCAGTTAATGGCCTACCAGTATGCTTTCACTCATCCATACCGTGGTGCTGTCTATCCTATTTCTAAAATGGGCTTGCTGTTTATCTATCCAACTGATTTCCAGCCATTCGACAATGGCAACTATCATTTGCCTGTGGAAATTCATTGGGATGAAGTCCAGTATAATGAGCAGGAATTTCTGGAATTTATTTATGAAGTACAGGATCTACTCAGCCAGGACAGGGTACCAGCACGTTCCGTGGATTGCCCATACTGCAAATTTGTATCTGAAACGATGAATCTATAA
- the hisG gene encoding ATP phosphoribosyltransferase, whose amino-acid sequence MTHSAKLKIAIQKSGRLHDDSVKLLQECGIDLHNGLNKLKTEASNFPLEVYFLRDDDIPQYVEDEVADVGIVGENVILEKEKQVQVVEQLGYGNCRLSLAIPKDQDYRGVHDLQGKRIATSYPHLLTKYLAEHQVEAEIHEISGSVEIAPSIGLADAICDLVSSGSTLFMNGLREVETILHSQAVLISHNQLKGHARDLLEQLRFRIQAVKKARHNKYILLNAPNDKLPEIIKLLPGMKSPTILPLAESGWSSVHSVVNENDFWDIIESLKKQGAQGILVVPIEKMII is encoded by the coding sequence ATGACGCATTCAGCCAAACTGAAAATTGCCATTCAAAAATCGGGACGCCTGCACGACGACTCCGTGAAATTATTGCAGGAATGCGGCATTGACCTGCATAACGGATTGAACAAGCTGAAGACCGAAGCCAGCAATTTCCCGCTGGAAGTGTATTTCCTGCGGGATGATGATATTCCGCAATATGTGGAAGATGAAGTAGCCGATGTAGGCATTGTGGGCGAGAATGTAATCCTGGAAAAAGAAAAACAGGTTCAGGTAGTCGAGCAGCTGGGATACGGCAATTGTCGCCTCTCCCTGGCTATTCCCAAAGATCAGGACTACAGAGGCGTTCATGACCTGCAGGGCAAACGCATTGCCACCAGCTATCCACATTTGCTTACGAAATATCTTGCTGAGCATCAGGTCGAAGCAGAAATCCACGAAATCAGCGGCTCCGTGGAAATTGCACCCAGCATTGGATTGGCCGATGCTATCTGTGATCTGGTCAGCAGCGGATCTACCCTGTTTATGAATGGACTGCGAGAAGTGGAGACCATCCTGCATTCGCAGGCCGTACTCATCAGCCACAACCAGCTAAAAGGTCATGCACGCGATTTGCTGGAACAATTGCGCTTTCGCATTCAGGCCGTAAAAAAAGCCCGGCATAATAAATACATTTTGCTGAATGCACCCAACGATAAACTTCCGGAAATCATCAAATTACTACCCGGGATGAAAAGCCCTACCATTCTGCCGTTGGCCGAATCGGGCTGGAGCTCGGTGCATTCTGTAGTGAATGAAAATGATTTCTGGGATATCATCGAAAGCCTGAAAAAGCAAGGCGCTCAGGGCATTCTGGTGGTGCCCATCGAAAAGATGATCATTTAA
- a CDS encoding M43 family zinc metalloprotease — protein MESGIQKAWGQRKCGFDLATQQALQRNPRLIEKVQAIESAMRRFMLQPGAMLKMDSVGDTSTVIIPVVVHIVLQDPTQVSDSQVFSQITVLNQDYQALNADTSKVPAVWKPIIGRVKFQYVLARRTPTGLPTNGIDRVPTTVSTFSINNACAEVKHASTGGADAWDTKSYLNIWVCNLPSGYLGVTTQPGLYPADEDGVVITTRAFGTVGNLDPEFNLGRTATHEVGHYWNLLHPWGIYNSNSNCLYDDSVADTPPQSGPIYGCTTFPATDNCSPNPPGVMFMNYMEYVDDSCMYMFTHGQVLRMLALLNTFRSSLLSSQGAEPVMLEKLKPQLLRIVQPADKICDATIQPVLVLRNYGYDSLYKVKIIYYTEDSVVHQYLWTGKLGTFDSTRVMLPAITSSIGNHLLTAFAIEPNDSTNLQYASDTIRQTFHLDPILTGDFTEGFEEDSFPPPYWEVVNPDNSYTWEHTSIASHSGQYSVVMRNLDYMQNGPIDDLISPVINVSQADSAFLFFYVAAGLQSNPYGNNQYWDTLEVLISTDCGQSGTVVYKKWGRYLMTDSIPTSQEFVPTASQWRRDSINLTPFIKQGNFQIIFRNITNFENNIYLDDIQLQTRPTNPYLKQNKVLVVPNPTTGEIWIEFLEISPDFRGVNVYNNLGQKIASYSPASIVNNQIAVHLSGNPSGTYFVEIVYAKYNIVKKVLLIH, from the coding sequence ATGGAATCAGGTATACAAAAGGCATGGGGTCAGCGAAAATGTGGTTTCGATCTGGCTACCCAGCAGGCTTTACAACGCAATCCCAGGCTTATAGAAAAAGTCCAGGCTATCGAATCGGCCATGCGCCGTTTTATGCTACAGCCTGGCGCCATGCTGAAGATGGATAGCGTGGGCGACACTTCCACCGTTATCATTCCAGTAGTCGTACACATCGTGCTTCAAGATCCCACCCAGGTGAGCGACAGTCAGGTGTTTTCGCAAATTACAGTGTTGAACCAGGACTATCAAGCGCTGAATGCCGATACCAGCAAAGTGCCAGCCGTATGGAAACCCATTATCGGCCGTGTAAAATTCCAGTATGTGCTGGCCAGACGTACACCTACCGGCCTGCCCACCAACGGCATAGATCGGGTACCAACCACCGTTTCCACCTTTTCCATCAACAATGCCTGTGCGGAGGTAAAACATGCCAGTACAGGCGGTGCCGATGCCTGGGATACAAAAAGCTATCTCAATATCTGGGTCTGCAATCTGCCTTCGGGCTATCTGGGCGTAACCACACAACCCGGACTCTATCCGGCCGACGAGGATGGGGTGGTAATCACTACCCGGGCATTCGGTACGGTAGGCAATCTGGATCCGGAATTCAACCTGGGCCGCACGGCCACCCACGAAGTAGGGCATTACTGGAATTTGTTACACCCCTGGGGCATTTACAATAGCAATTCTAATTGCCTGTACGACGATAGCGTGGCCGATACCCCGCCACAGTCGGGCCCCATCTACGGGTGTACCACATTCCCTGCTACCGATAACTGCTCGCCCAACCCACCCGGTGTGATGTTTATGAACTATATGGAATATGTGGACGACAGTTGTATGTATATGTTCACCCATGGACAGGTGTTGCGTATGCTTGCCCTGCTCAATACGTTTCGTAGCTCCCTTCTCTCGTCACAGGGCGCCGAGCCCGTTATGCTGGAAAAACTCAAGCCTCAGTTGCTTCGCATCGTGCAACCAGCCGATAAAATTTGCGACGCCACCATTCAGCCGGTGCTGGTATTGCGCAATTATGGCTACGACTCCCTGTATAAGGTGAAAATCATTTATTATACCGAGGACTCCGTCGTGCATCAATATCTCTGGACAGGCAAATTGGGTACATTCGACTCCACCCGGGTGATGTTGCCGGCGATTACCAGTAGCATCGGCAATCATTTGCTCACGGCCTTTGCCATTGAACCCAACGACAGCACCAACCTGCAATATGCCAGCGATACCATCCGCCAGACCTTCCATCTGGATCCCATTTTGACAGGCGATTTTACCGAAGGTTTTGAAGAAGATAGTTTTCCGCCGCCCTACTGGGAAGTCGTAAACCCGGACAACAGTTATACCTGGGAACACACCAGCATAGCCAGCCACAGTGGTCAATATTCCGTGGTTATGCGCAACCTGGATTACATGCAAAACGGGCCTATTGACGACCTCATCAGCCCGGTGATCAATGTAAGCCAGGCCGACTCGGCTTTCCTGTTTTTCTACGTCGCAGCAGGCCTGCAGTCCAATCCTTATGGCAATAACCAATACTGGGATACCCTTGAAGTGCTCATCAGCACCGATTGCGGACAAAGCGGTACCGTCGTGTATAAAAAATGGGGACGCTACCTGATGACCGATTCCATCCCTACGAGCCAGGAGTTCGTGCCCACGGCCTCACAGTGGAGACGCGACTCCATTAACCTGACACCCTTTATCAAACAGGGCAATTTTCAAATCATTTTCCGCAATATCACCAACTTTGAAAACAACATCTACCTTGACGATATCCAGCTGCAAACCCGCCCCACCAACCCCTATCTCAAGCAAAACAAAGTGCTGGTGGTCCCCAATCCAACCACAGGCGAGATCTGGATCGAATTCCTGGAAATAAGCCCCGATTTCAGAGGCGTAAATGTGTATAACAACTTAGGCCAGAAAATAGCCAGCTACTCACCCGCCAGCATCGTAAACAACCAGATTGCCGTACATTTGTCGGGCAATCCCAGCGGAACCTACTTCGTGGAAATTGTGTATGCGAAATACAACATCGTGAAAAAGGTTCTGTTGATCCATTGA